A genomic window from Flavobacterium sp. I3-2 includes:
- the dnaG gene encoding DNA primase, whose product MISKATIDAVYDAIRVEEVIGDFVTLKKAGSNYKGLSPFVNEKSPSFMVSPAKQIWKDFSSGKGGNAIAFIMEHEHFTYPEAIRYLAKKYNIEIEETEQTNEEKEQMNEKESMFLVSEYAKKYFSKIMLHSDEGQAIGLSYFKERGFTMQTIEKFGLGYSPDSWDAFTNDALGKGYQLEFLEKTGLTIVKEDKKFDRFKGRVMFPIQSMSGRVLGFGGRILTNDKKAAKYLNSPESDIYHKSKVLYGIFHAKQSIAKLDNCYLVEGYTDVIQMHQAGIENVVASSGTALTPDQIRLISRLTKNITVLFDGDAAGLRASIRGIDLILEAGMNVRVCTFPDGDDPDSFAKKTPHDELLKYFEDNATDFIRFKASLLMQDAKHDPIKKADLIRDMVSSISKIPDNIQREVYIQETARIMDISEDVLFNTLAQIGKKELQEANKKFVQEKKFEVVKKLESPEEIKKEKVDIMFLLERKIIEILLIYGNYEETFKELVLQTNEIEETVEEVSVNVTRKVFDKVYLSLQDDEVELSNPLFRDIYKDIIAFYHEKGTWNLEEYLTRLKPEFAEEITSIIMNEEKYEVHEWERQHIFVKTKDQGVSQYVFETILTLRWYLVNEIINDIKNQLMQSTSENNFEILTEAVDYNKLANSFSYQLGRVMSRF is encoded by the coding sequence ATGATTTCAAAAGCCACCATAGATGCCGTTTACGATGCAATTCGCGTTGAAGAAGTGATTGGCGACTTTGTTACATTAAAAAAAGCCGGTAGTAATTACAAAGGTTTAAGTCCGTTTGTGAATGAGAAATCGCCTTCGTTTATGGTTTCTCCAGCCAAACAAATTTGGAAAGATTTCAGTTCCGGAAAAGGCGGAAATGCAATTGCATTTATTATGGAGCACGAACATTTTACCTATCCAGAAGCAATCAGATATTTAGCTAAAAAGTACAATATCGAAATTGAAGAAACCGAACAAACGAACGAGGAAAAAGAACAAATGAACGAAAAGGAAAGTATGTTCTTGGTATCTGAATATGCCAAAAAATACTTTTCTAAAATCATGTTGCATTCAGACGAAGGTCAAGCCATTGGTTTGTCTTATTTCAAAGAACGTGGTTTTACCATGCAAACCATTGAAAAATTTGGGCTTGGATATTCGCCAGATTCTTGGGACGCATTTACCAATGATGCTTTAGGAAAAGGTTATCAGTTAGAATTTCTTGAAAAAACAGGATTAACGATTGTAAAAGAAGATAAGAAATTCGACCGATTTAAAGGGCGTGTGATGTTTCCGATTCAAAGTATGTCGGGACGCGTTTTAGGTTTTGGAGGACGAATTCTGACTAACGATAAAAAAGCTGCCAAATATTTAAATTCGCCAGAAAGTGATATTTACCATAAAAGTAAAGTCCTTTACGGAATTTTCCACGCCAAGCAATCCATCGCTAAATTAGATAATTGTTATTTGGTTGAAGGTTATACCGATGTGATTCAAATGCATCAAGCCGGAATTGAAAATGTGGTTGCTTCTTCAGGAACTGCTTTAACACCCGACCAAATCAGATTAATTAGCCGATTAACCAAAAATATTACCGTTCTTTTTGATGGTGATGCGGCAGGATTACGAGCTTCGATTCGTGGAATTGATTTGATTTTGGAAGCTGGAATGAACGTTCGTGTGTGTACATTTCCTGATGGTGATGACCCGGATAGTTTTGCTAAGAAAACACCGCATGACGAATTATTGAAATATTTCGAAGATAATGCAACCGATTTTATTCGTTTCAAAGCTTCGTTGTTGATGCAAGATGCAAAACACGATCCGATTAAAAAAGCCGATTTGATTCGCGATATGGTTTCGAGTATTTCTAAGATTCCAGACAATATTCAGCGTGAAGTTTACATTCAAGAAACGGCTCGAATTATGGATATTTCTGAAGATGTGCTTTTTAATACTTTGGCGCAAATCGGAAAAAAGGAACTTCAAGAAGCAAATAAAAAATTTGTTCAAGAAAAGAAATTTGAGGTTGTAAAAAAGCTTGAATCTCCAGAAGAAATCAAAAAAGAAAAAGTAGATATCATGTTCCTGTTGGAGCGAAAGATTATTGAAATTTTATTGATTTACGGAAATTACGAAGAAACGTTTAAAGAGTTGGTTTTACAAACTAATGAGATTGAAGAAACGGTTGAAGAAGTTTCTGTTAACGTAACCCGAAAAGTTTTTGACAAGGTTTATTTGAGCTTACAGGATGATGAGGTTGAGTTAAGTAATCCGTTATTCCGTGATATTTACAAAGATATTATTGCCTTTTATCACGAAAAAGGAACTTGGAATTTAGAAGAATATTTAACGCGTTTGAAACCAGAGTTCGCTGAAGAAATTACTTCGATTATTATGAACGAAGAAAAATATGAAGTACACGAATGGGAACGCCAACATATTTTTGTAAAAACCAAAGACCAAGGCGTTTCGCAATATGTTTTTGAAACGATTTTAACCTTACGATGGTATTTGGTAAATGAAATTATAAACGATATTAAAAATCAGTTGATGCAAAGCACTTCTGAAAATAATTTCGAAATTTTAACCGAAGCGGTTGATTATAATAAATTAGCAAATTCATTTTCTTATCAGTTAGGTCGTGTTATGTCACGATTTTAA
- the nadE gene encoding NAD(+) synthase: MTSTTFKNKEITEIIVNWLKDYAQTAHVKGFVVGISGGIDSALTSTLCAMTGLPTLCIEMPIHQAASQVSRAQEHITFLKSKFENISSAVADLTPTFDLMTSLLPKGEDEARLNLTLANTRARLRMTTLYYFAGIHQALVAGTGNKVEDFGVGFYTKYGDGGVDVSPIADLMKSEVRELAKYLEVPSSIIVAKPTDGLFGDDRSDEDQLGASYDELEIAMLAKEAGKTEADFEGRELEVFKIYSRLNRINQHKMNPIPVCEIPKELK, translated from the coding sequence ATGACATCAACAACATTTAAAAATAAAGAAATAACAGAAATTATAGTTAACTGGTTAAAAGATTATGCGCAAACCGCTCATGTAAAAGGTTTTGTAGTTGGAATTTCTGGTGGAATTGATTCTGCCTTGACTTCAACTTTATGTGCAATGACTGGCTTACCAACACTTTGTATTGAAATGCCAATTCATCAAGCAGCAAGTCAGGTTTCAAGAGCGCAAGAACATATTACCTTTTTAAAATCGAAATTCGAAAATATTTCAAGTGCTGTTGCAGACTTAACTCCAACTTTTGATTTGATGACGAGTTTACTTCCAAAAGGTGAAGATGAAGCGCGATTAAACTTAACTTTAGCCAACACAAGAGCGCGTTTACGTATGACTACTTTATATTATTTTGCTGGAATTCATCAAGCTTTGGTTGCTGGAACAGGAAATAAAGTGGAAGATTTTGGTGTTGGATTTTATACAAAATATGGTGATGGCGGTGTTGATGTGAGCCCGATTGCAGATTTAATGAAGTCTGAAGTTCGTGAATTAGCAAAATATTTAGAGGTTCCGTCAAGTATTATAGTTGCAAAACCAACCGATGGTTTATTTGGTGACGACCGTTCTGATGAAGACCAATTAGGCGCAAGTTATGACGAATTAGAAATAGCGATGTTAGCTAAAGAAGCTGGTAAAACAGAAGCTGATTTTGAAGGACGCGAGCTAGAAGTTTTTAAAATTTACAGTCGTTTAAACCGTATCAACCAACATAAAATGAATCCGATTCCGGTTTGTGAAATTCCAAAAGAATTGAAATAG
- the gldB gene encoding gliding motility lipoprotein GldB: MKKYLFVLFAALGLTACSEKSKVESEISKVPVDIEVLRFDKEFIETPDADFAILKQKYPFLLPANVADEEWMDKRKDSLFNVLYKEVQTKFADTKQLEADLISLFQHIKYYFPNQNPKKVVMLISEVDVDARTIYADTLSLISLDAYLGKNHRFYEVFESYTLNDFEPTQITSDLAQSFISTQLNLPQDRQFLAQMIYEGKILYAKDLLIPNDSDAVKIGYTPEQITWCEENESQMWKYFIENKLLYDSDSKLYSRFLQKAPFSKFYLDLDAESPGRVGAWVGWQIVRSYMKNNNVTLQELFATDAKTIFDNSKYKPKK; this comes from the coding sequence ATGAAAAAATATCTATTTGTGTTGTTTGCTGCTCTTGGATTGACTGCTTGTTCAGAGAAATCGAAAGTTGAAAGTGAAATATCTAAAGTTCCTGTTGACATTGAAGTACTTCGTTTTGATAAAGAATTCATTGAAACTCCAGATGCCGATTTTGCTATATTAAAACAAAAGTATCCGTTTTTATTACCTGCAAATGTAGCAGATGAAGAATGGATGGATAAGCGAAAAGATTCGTTATTTAATGTACTTTATAAAGAAGTTCAAACAAAATTTGCAGATACAAAACAATTGGAAGCTGATTTGATATCTTTGTTTCAGCATATTAAATATTATTTTCCGAATCAAAATCCTAAAAAAGTGGTTATGCTAATTTCAGAAGTAGATGTTGATGCGCGTACCATTTATGCAGATACTTTGTCTTTGATTTCTTTGGATGCATATTTAGGTAAGAACCATCGTTTTTATGAAGTTTTTGAAAGTTATACATTAAATGATTTTGAACCAACTCAAATAACCTCAGATTTGGCTCAAAGTTTTATTTCAACACAATTAAATCTTCCTCAAGACAGACAATTTTTAGCTCAAATGATTTATGAGGGTAAGATTTTATACGCTAAAGATTTGTTAATTCCGAATGATTCTGATGCTGTTAAAATAGGTTATACTCCAGAACAAATTACCTGGTGTGAAGAAAACGAATCGCAAATGTGGAAATATTTTATTGAAAATAAATTGCTTTATGATTCAGATTCAAAACTTTACAGTAGATTTTTACAAAAAGCACCTTTTTCAAAATTCTATCTAGATTTAGATGCAGAATCACCTGGAAGAGTTGGTGCTTGGGTTGGTTGGCAAATTGTTCGTTCGTATATGAAAAATAATAATGTAACTTTGCAAGAACTTTTTGCAACCGATGCAAAGACGATTTTTGATAATTCTAAATACAAACCTAAAAAGTAA
- the gldC gene encoding gliding motility protein GldC, which yields MGKLNKSEIKIQVELDENKVPEILRWTAPDGGVENDTAKAMLLSIWDSKVQETLRIDLWTKDMPVDEMKKFFHQTLVAMADTFERATDDKKMSDTMRDFCAYFAEKLELHK from the coding sequence ATGGGTAAATTAAATAAGTCTGAAATTAAAATTCAAGTTGAATTAGACGAAAACAAAGTTCCTGAAATTTTAAGATGGACAGCACCAGATGGTGGTGTTGAAAACGATACGGCAAAAGCAATGTTACTTTCTATTTGGGATAGTAAAGTACAAGAAACACTTCGAATTGATTTATGGACGAAAGATATGCCAGTTGATGAAATGAAAAAATTCTTTCATCAAACTTTAGTAGCCATGGCAGATACTTTTGAACGTGCAACCGATGATAAAAAAATGAGTGATACCATGCGTGATTTCTGTGCTTATTTTGCAGAAAAGCTTGAGTTACACAAATAA
- the yihA gene encoding ribosome biogenesis GTP-binding protein YihA/YsxC gives MKINTAEFVVSNSDVAKCPNEPLPEYAFIGRSNVGKSSLINMLTNNKNLAKTSSKPGKTQLINHFKINSNWFLVDLPGYGYAKVSKKTKSVFQQFITEYFEKREQLVSAFVLIDIRHEPQKIDLEFLTYLGENGIPLSIIFTKADKVPKSKVNNLVASYKKALLAGEWEEMPPYFITSSETELGRDSILEYIDQINKDIFKNDSFV, from the coding sequence ATGAAAATTAATACCGCAGAATTTGTAGTGAGTAATTCGGATGTTGCAAAATGTCCGAACGAACCATTACCGGAATATGCTTTTATTGGCCGTTCTAACGTTGGTAAATCTTCGTTAATAAACATGCTTACCAATAACAAAAACTTAGCAAAAACATCTAGTAAACCTGGAAAAACACAATTAATCAATCACTTTAAAATCAATTCGAATTGGTTTTTAGTCGATTTACCAGGATACGGATACGCTAAAGTTTCAAAGAAAACAAAATCTGTTTTTCAACAATTTATCACTGAATATTTTGAAAAAAGAGAACAATTAGTTTCTGCTTTTGTTTTAATAGACATCAGACATGAACCACAAAAAATAGATTTGGAATTTTTAACTTATTTAGGTGAAAACGGAATTCCATTAAGTATCATTTTCACTAAAGCAGATAAAGTTCCGAAAAGTAAAGTAAATAACTTAGTCGCTTCTTACAAAAAGGCATTATTAGCTGGTGAATGGGAAGAAATGCCTCCGTATTTCATCACTTCATCTGAAACTGAATTAGGAAGAGATTCTATCTTAGAATACATCGACCAAATAAATAAAGATATTTTTAAGAACGATAGTTTTGTATAA
- a CDS encoding alpha/beta fold hydrolase, which produces MKRIIKEEGKFRYAEYGEGKPIIILHGLMGGLSNFDGVSEYFPKKGYRVILPELPIYTNSILKTSVKAFAKFTHDFITHLGLKDVILLGNSLGGHIALLHTKLYPENVKAMVITGSSGLYESAMGDSYPRRGDYEFIKKKAQDVFYNPEIATKEVVDDVFATVNDRMKLIKTLTIAKSAIRHNMAKDLPKMHTPTCIIWGKNDIVTPPDVAVEFEELLPDADLYWIDKCGHAAMMEHPDEFNQLLDEWLTKRNF; this is translated from the coding sequence ATGAAGCGAATAATTAAAGAAGAAGGAAAATTTAGATACGCAGAATACGGCGAAGGAAAACCAATTATTATCCTACATGGATTAATGGGAGGTTTGAGTAATTTTGACGGAGTTTCTGAGTATTTTCCAAAAAAAGGATATCGAGTAATTTTACCTGAATTACCTATTTATACAAACAGTATTTTAAAAACAAGCGTGAAAGCATTTGCTAAATTCACACATGATTTTATTACACATTTAGGACTAAAAGACGTGATTCTTTTAGGAAATTCACTTGGTGGTCATATTGCATTATTACATACAAAATTATATCCTGAAAACGTAAAAGCTATGGTAATCACAGGCAGTTCGGGGCTTTACGAAAGTGCCATGGGCGACTCGTACCCAAGAAGAGGTGATTACGAATTTATTAAGAAAAAAGCTCAAGACGTTTTCTACAATCCAGAAATTGCAACTAAAGAAGTTGTTGATGATGTTTTTGCCACGGTAAATGACCGTATGAAATTGATAAAAACATTAACGATTGCAAAAAGTGCTATTCGTCACAACATGGCCAAAGACCTACCTAAAATGCATACACCAACTTGTATCATTTGGGGAAAAAACGATATAGTTACTCCACCGGATGTTGCTGTTGAATTTGAAGAATTATTACCAGACGCTGATTTATATTGGATTGATAAATGTGGACATGCTGCAATGATGGAACATCCAGATGAATTCAATCAATTATTAGACGAATGGTTAACAAAAAGAAATTTTTAA